The Breoghania sp. genome has a segment encoding these proteins:
- the dusB gene encoding tRNA dihydrouridine synthase DusB gives MSGVSDLPFRRIAARFGAGLVISEMVASDALVEGDDETTQRTLGEGISPHVVQLAGREARWMAEGARMAEAAGAQIIDINMGCPAKRVTTGYSGSALMRDLDHAMTLVEATIGAVSVPVTLKMRLGWDDKSINAPELARRAEEAGIAMVTVHGRTRCQFYKGQADWDAIRAVRDAVSIPLVANGDCASLEDAREIMARSGADAVMIGRASYGRPWLPGQIGAALDGEAVPDTPSGPALSELVSEHYEALLDHYGIHIGLRAARKHLAWYLDAAEIDCPAGNRRVLLTSEDTAVVLRLIGEIFREAEVRSAA, from the coding sequence ATGTCCGGCGTCAGCGATCTGCCATTTCGTCGCATCGCCGCGCGTTTTGGTGCAGGCCTCGTCATATCGGAGATGGTCGCCAGCGATGCGCTCGTGGAAGGCGACGACGAGACGACGCAGCGCACGTTAGGCGAGGGGATATCTCCGCATGTGGTGCAGCTGGCCGGGCGTGAGGCGCGCTGGATGGCCGAAGGCGCACGCATGGCGGAAGCAGCGGGCGCCCAGATCATCGATATCAACATGGGGTGCCCCGCCAAGCGCGTCACCACCGGCTATTCCGGATCCGCGCTGATGCGCGATCTCGATCATGCGATGACGCTTGTTGAAGCGACCATAGGCGCGGTCAGCGTGCCGGTGACGCTCAAGATGCGGCTCGGCTGGGACGATAAATCCATCAATGCCCCTGAACTTGCACGGCGCGCCGAGGAAGCAGGCATCGCCATGGTGACGGTCCATGGGCGCACGCGCTGCCAGTTCTACAAGGGGCAGGCGGATTGGGACGCCATCCGCGCCGTACGTGATGCGGTGTCCATTCCATTGGTTGCCAATGGCGATTGCGCGTCATTGGAGGATGCGCGCGAGATAATGGCGCGCTCGGGCGCCGATGCCGTAATGATCGGGCGGGCGAGTTATGGGCGGCCCTGGCTTCCCGGTCAGATCGGGGCGGCGCTCGATGGCGAAGCCGTGCCTGACACCCCGAGCGGCCCCGCGCTTTCAGAACTAGTCAGCGAGCATTACGAGGCGCTTCTCGACCACTATGGGATCCATATCGGGCTCCGCGCGGCGCGCAAGCACCTGGCCTGGTATCTCGATGCCGCCGAAATCGACTGTCCGGCGGGCAACCGCCGCGTTCTCTTGACGTCGGAAGACACCGCCGTCGTCCTTCGCCTGATCGGTGAGATCTTCCGCGAAGCGGAAGTCCGGAGTGCTGCATGA